From a single Wolbachia endosymbiont of Oedothorax gibbosus genomic region:
- the rho gene encoding transcription termination factor Rho, which yields MTTINEDVLAKGKVTAQPEKSEQIHNNDTVKQMVNEGTEKNRKTLDLSELKGKTAEELLELAEERKISTNGKSNGRMLKQEIIFSLMKKMSEEGGITTGSGIVEILPDGFGFLRSASANYAPSTDDVYISNGQIKKFNLRTGDMACGEIRPPGDKERYFTLTKVQSINSTEVSELRKYVHFDNLLPLYPEGSIVLECNNGDDKKGLSMRAIDIVAPLGKGQRALVVAPPRTGKTILLQQMANSIAINHPEIELIVLLIDERPEEVTDMIRSVKGEVVSSTFDEPAYRHVQLAEIVIEKAKRMVEHKKDVVILLDNITRLARAYNAVIPSSGKVLTGGVDSNALQRPKRFFGAARNIENGGSLTIIATALIETGSKMDDVIFEEFKGTGNAEIILDRKLSDKRIFPAIDITKSGTRKEELLIDKAILNKIWVLRRILNPMGPVEAMEFLRDKLLLTKSNADFFNSMNH from the coding sequence ATGACAACAATCAATGAAGATGTTTTGGCAAAAGGAAAGGTTACAGCTCAACCTGAAAAAAGTGAGCAAATTCACAATAACGATACAGTAAAACAGATGGTCAATGAAGGTACTGAAAAAAACAGAAAAACATTAGATCTAAGCGAATTAAAAGGAAAAACAGCAGAAGAATTGTTAGAGTTAGCTGAAGAAAGAAAAATTTCAACTAACGGTAAAAGCAATGGTAGGATGCTAAAGCAGGAAATAATATTCAGCTTAATGAAGAAAATGAGTGAAGAAGGAGGCATAACCACAGGGAGTGGGATAGTGGAAATATTGCCTGATGGTTTCGGTTTCTTACGTTCAGCAAGTGCAAATTATGCTCCAAGTACCGATGATGTTTATATTTCTAATGGGCAAATAAAGAAGTTTAATCTACGTACAGGAGATATGGCATGTGGAGAAATAAGGCCACCTGGTGATAAAGAAAGATATTTTACTTTAACTAAGGTTCAAAGTATAAACTCTACTGAAGTCAGTGAATTAAGAAAATACGTCCACTTTGATAATTTGCTTCCTCTTTATCCTGAGGGAAGCATAGTACTTGAGTGTAATAATGGTGATGATAAAAAAGGCTTAAGCATGCGTGCTATAGATATAGTAGCTCCTCTTGGAAAAGGGCAAAGAGCGTTAGTAGTTGCTCCACCTCGCACAGGAAAAACTATATTGCTTCAGCAAATGGCTAACTCTATAGCTATAAATCACCCTGAAATAGAATTAATAGTGTTACTTATAGATGAAAGACCTGAAGAAGTAACAGATATGATACGTTCTGTAAAAGGTGAGGTAGTAAGTTCTACGTTTGATGAGCCTGCTTACCGTCACGTACAGCTTGCTGAAATAGTAATAGAAAAAGCTAAAAGAATGGTTGAGCATAAAAAAGATGTGGTAATTCTACTTGACAATATTACTAGACTTGCACGTGCTTATAACGCTGTTATTCCTTCGTCTGGGAAAGTTCTAACCGGTGGTGTAGATTCAAACGCACTGCAGAGACCAAAACGCTTTTTTGGAGCAGCTCGTAATATTGAGAATGGGGGTTCTTTAACTATAATCGCCACAGCTCTTATAGAGACTGGCTCAAAAATGGATGATGTTATTTTTGAAGAGTTTAAAGGTACAGGAAATGCTGAGATCATACTTGATAGAAAACTTTCTGATAAACGTATATTTCCAGCTATTGATATTACAAAATCCGGAACAAGGAAGGAAGAGCTATTAATTGATAAGGCTATACTAAATAAAATATGGGTGTTGCGTAGAATACTTAATCCTATGGGACCTGTTGAAGCAATGGAATTTTTACGTGACAAACTACTTTTAACAAAGAGCAATGCTGACTTTTTTAACTCCATGAATCACTAA
- a CDS encoding molecular chaperone DnaJ yields the protein MNIIEEEVKGKNFVELYSILRKKSSSLEEDLKHKNKLIDDINYWTRYGSLCDDKVKELRNELDEHLLKPNIQLLSYIAPLTKNGSLIREDKQALVQQFIKRRDDLLSNLFKTKAYTLLFLAFAEATYCYIFLPTWLIASNTLMCLCLPLVALNLIMTKILSALTQHYEKKYKNSEISTDQYISRMNYINLCCKLFVFYPLPVFFTSLMIEGFISGSFYVDVTIFGTLSLLALLATEIFSPTFSKGCEIYTEKHMKDLLEEDPRDRVQKETDLLGRYDPRRLLMPIIMPLVRKCFAEVASEFAERNFDEVDTNVSNVNVKQPSGTQQANSLAQ from the coding sequence TTGAATATCATTGAAGAAGAAGTTAAAGGAAAGAATTTTGTTGAGCTTTACTCTATACTTAGAAAAAAAAGCAGCTCACTAGAGGAAGACTTGAAACACAAAAATAAATTAATTGATGATATAAATTATTGGACAAGATATGGCTCACTTTGCGATGATAAAGTCAAAGAGCTGAGAAATGAGCTTGACGAACACTTGCTTAAACCTAACATACAATTATTGAGTTATATCGCCCCTTTAACAAAGAATGGAAGTCTAATAAGGGAAGACAAACAAGCGCTAGTGCAACAGTTTATAAAGCGTAGAGACGATTTGCTATCTAATCTTTTTAAGACCAAGGCATATACTTTACTTTTTTTAGCCTTTGCTGAAGCAACTTATTGCTATATTTTCTTACCTACTTGGTTAATTGCCAGTAATACCTTGATGTGTTTATGCTTGCCACTAGTAGCATTAAATCTTATTATGACAAAGATTTTATCTGCTTTAACACAACATTACGAAAAAAAATACAAAAACTCTGAAATTTCTACTGATCAATACATAAGTAGAATGAATTATATTAACTTATGCTGTAAGCTTTTTGTTTTTTACCCTTTGCCTGTCTTTTTTACTTCTTTAATGATAGAGGGTTTTATCTCTGGCAGTTTTTATGTTGATGTGACAATATTTGGTACTTTGTCATTGTTAGCACTGCTAGCTACTGAGATATTTAGTCCTACATTTTCAAAAGGCTGTGAAATATACACTGAAAAACACATGAAAGATTTACTTGAGGAAGATCCAAGGGATAGAGTGCAAAAGGAAACTGATCTGTTAGGACGGTATGATCCACGAAGGCTATTAATGCCGATAATTATGCCTCTTGTTAGAAAGTGTTTTGCAGAGGTGGCAAGCGAATTTGCTGAGAGGAATTTCGATGAAGTGGACACTAATGTGTCTAATGTTAACGTTAAACAGCCATCTGGAACTCAACAAGCAAATTCTCTTGCACAATAA
- a CDS encoding RDD family protein, translating into MDKKVNYSTMTRRVLAFIVDCILFIAIPFGLIAVGFSLTHAIQGIMGAIIVITTIVFSLFLMIPCIFHIFMLVKFGGTPGHLLFSMRVKDKDTLEPITPVQAIKRTIALFIIYYISLHNPILLLAILILVLVCAVGDEHKQAFHDKIANTVVIDYKPS; encoded by the coding sequence ATGGATAAAAAAGTAAATTACTCAACAATGACAAGACGTGTTCTAGCGTTTATAGTTGATTGTATTTTATTTATCGCAATACCATTTGGTTTAATAGCGGTGGGTTTCTCACTTACACACGCAATACAGGGGATCATGGGTGCAATAATTGTAATCACCACTATTGTATTTTCTTTATTTTTAATGATACCATGTATATTTCATATATTCATGCTAGTAAAATTTGGCGGCACTCCAGGACACTTGTTATTTAGCATGCGTGTAAAAGACAAAGATACACTTGAGCCAATCACTCCAGTGCAAGCAATAAAAAGGACCATAGCTCTTTTCATAATCTACTATATATCACTTCATAATCCTATTTTACTTTTAGCTATACTAATCTTAGTTTTAGTATGTGCAGTAGGTGATGAACATAAACAAGCTTTTCACGACAAAATTGCAAACACGGTAGTAATAGACTATAAACCTAGTTGA
- the rpsP gene encoding 30S ribosomal protein S16 yields the protein MAVKIRLARFGAKKRPFYRIVVADSRAPRDGRFIEKIGQYDPMLPKDNKNRVVVKADRLKHWLSVGAQATERVLWFIKKGIVTLETEPKKTEKKKAENEKAQAQEA from the coding sequence ATGGCAGTTAAAATAAGGTTGGCGAGGTTTGGCGCAAAGAAACGCCCTTTTTATAGGATAGTTGTAGCTGATTCACGAGCACCAAGAGATGGGCGTTTTATTGAGAAAATAGGACAATATGATCCAATGTTACCAAAAGACAATAAAAATCGTGTTGTGGTGAAAGCTGATAGATTAAAACATTGGCTAAGCGTAGGCGCGCAAGCAACTGAAAGAGTACTGTGGTTTATCAAAAAAGGCATAGTAACTTTAGAAACAGAACCAAAGAAAACAGAAAAAAAGAAAGCAGAGAACGAGAAAGCACAAGCGCAAGAGGCATAA
- a CDS encoding cell cycle transcriptional regulator TrcR, which produces MGDAFLMSMESSKGNNDRNKQLLMQIAAWLVDNTGLTFNQIAQCCRLAPEEVQDIADEEIEVEKYNPIISGIITEKEIDDCKKNPNRVPNLIVKNIKKRSKAIGNILGFASTARRRDKPDAIYYLVKKFPILDNNVIAKLISTTNYTVEQVRDGSHHNMQNIKPQDPVLLGLCSQENLEAEVEKAKVEEEKQERLKNIKNSY; this is translated from the coding sequence ATGGGAGATGCTTTTTTGATGTCAATGGAATCTTCTAAGGGCAATAACGATAGAAATAAACAGCTTCTAATGCAAATAGCTGCTTGGTTAGTAGACAACACTGGTTTAACTTTTAATCAAATAGCACAATGCTGCAGGTTAGCTCCTGAAGAAGTACAAGACATAGCTGATGAGGAAATAGAAGTTGAAAAATATAACCCTATTATTTCTGGGATAATTACTGAAAAAGAAATCGATGATTGCAAAAAAAATCCAAACCGTGTACCAAACTTGATTGTAAAAAATATAAAAAAAAGGAGTAAAGCAATTGGTAACATTCTTGGCTTTGCCTCTACGGCAAGACGTAGAGATAAACCTGATGCGATTTATTATTTAGTAAAAAAATTTCCTATCTTGGACAATAACGTTATAGCTAAATTAATTAGTACAACAAATTACACAGTTGAGCAGGTAAGAGATGGATCTCATCATAATATGCAAAATATAAAACCCCAAGATCCTGTACTACTCGGCTTATGTAGTCAAGAAAATTTAGAAGCAGAAGTGGAAAAAGCGAAAGTAGAAGAAGAAAAGCAAGAAAGGTTAAAAAATATAAAGAATAGCTATTGA
- the trpS gene encoding tryptophan--tRNA ligase: MTSIVFSGIQPSGVLHLGNYLGAIKQWIGLQDKYKSLFCIVDLHAITANKLPASELKSNIFKTAAAYIACGIDPEKSIIFNQSTVSGHAELGWLLGCYTPIGWLNRMTQFKDKAGSDKQKSSLGLYSYPVLMAADILLYQTKYVPVGDDQKQHLELARDIASAFNNHYKLDHFIVPEILTLDCTSRIMSLRDGTSKMSKSDPSEHSCVNLDDTDDLIVKKIEKAKTDSILGFATLECRPEIRNLINIYSVLSNVNVEKVCEEVNKYDMKHFKKELADLIIGVISPIREGMNDLLKDQFHLHEILKKGTEKAAEIANYNIKEIKNIIGFAQ; this comes from the coding sequence ATGACAAGTATTGTCTTTTCAGGTATCCAGCCAAGTGGCGTACTACATTTAGGTAATTATCTTGGTGCAATCAAACAGTGGATAGGCTTACAGGATAAATACAAATCTCTTTTTTGTATTGTCGACCTACATGCAATCACAGCAAATAAGCTTCCCGCAAGTGAATTGAAAAGTAATATTTTCAAAACAGCAGCAGCTTATATTGCATGTGGAATAGATCCAGAAAAGTCCATTATTTTTAATCAGTCCACAGTTAGTGGTCATGCAGAACTGGGCTGGCTGCTTGGGTGCTATACACCAATTGGTTGGCTTAATCGTATGACTCAATTTAAAGATAAAGCTGGTAGCGATAAACAAAAATCCTCTCTTGGGTTATATAGTTATCCAGTACTTATGGCTGCAGATATATTGCTGTATCAAACTAAATACGTTCCTGTTGGTGATGATCAAAAACAGCATTTAGAGCTTGCACGTGATATTGCATCAGCTTTTAACAATCATTATAAGCTGGATCATTTCATCGTACCTGAAATCTTAACTTTGGATTGCACATCAAGGATAATGAGCTTAAGAGATGGTACAAGCAAGATGAGTAAATCTGACCCTTCAGAACATTCGTGCGTTAACCTTGATGATACGGATGATTTAATTGTCAAAAAAATAGAAAAAGCAAAAACAGATTCAATTCTAGGCTTTGCTACTTTAGAGTGCCGACCAGAGATAAGAAATTTGATAAACATTTATTCAGTGCTTAGTAATGTAAATGTGGAAAAAGTGTGTGAAGAAGTGAACAAATATGATATGAAACACTTCAAAAAGGAGTTAGCTGATTTAATTATTGGTGTTATATCACCCATACGTGAGGGGATGAATGATCTTTTAAAAGACCAATTCCATTTACATGAAATATTAAAAAAAGGCACAGAGAAAGCAGCAGAAATTGCAAACTATAATATAAAAGAAATCAAGAATATTATTGGATTTGCTCAATAA
- the nth gene encoding endonuclease III, which translates to MDSKKVELIFEKFQQSNPAPKIELNYTNHFTLLIAIVLSARTTDVSVNKITRELFDIADTPEKMLSFGQNELRKCISSIGLYNSKAKNIIGLSKILIERYNSKVPTDFDDLVSLPGVGRKSANVFLNSGLGIPTLAVDTHVFRVSNRLGLVKEKDVFKTEQSLLNVVSKKYLLYAHHWLVLHGRYVCKAQKPSCETCIIHDLCEFECKRYKV; encoded by the coding sequence ATGGACTCAAAAAAAGTAGAATTGATATTTGAAAAGTTTCAACAATCAAATCCTGCGCCAAAAATAGAGCTAAATTACACCAATCATTTTACGTTACTGATTGCGATAGTTTTATCAGCACGGACAACTGATGTAAGCGTTAACAAAATTACAAGAGAACTATTTGACATTGCTGATACGCCAGAAAAGATGCTGAGTTTTGGGCAAAATGAGCTGAGAAAATGCATAAGCAGTATTGGTTTATATAACTCCAAAGCAAAAAACATAATCGGGCTCAGCAAAATATTGATTGAGCGGTACAATAGCAAAGTGCCTACTGATTTCGATGATTTGGTATCTTTACCAGGGGTTGGGAGAAAGAGCGCTAATGTGTTCTTAAATTCAGGACTTGGTATTCCAACATTGGCAGTTGATACTCATGTTTTTAGAGTAAGCAATAGACTTGGACTTGTGAAAGAAAAAGATGTGTTTAAAACAGAGCAATCTCTTTTAAATGTGGTTTCCAAAAAATACCTGCTTTATGCTCATCATTGGCTAGTTTTGCATGGTAGATATGTTTGCAAAGCACAGAAACCTTCGTGTGAAACGTGCATAATTCATGATTTGTGTGAGTTTGAATGCAAAAGGTATAAAGTCTAG
- the icd gene encoding isocitrate dehydrogenase yields the protein MSTPITVAYGDGIGPEIMEAVLSILREAEAKISIDIIEIGELIYNKEWSHGISPSGWESIERTKILLKSPTTTPQGKGHKSLNVALRKNLGLYANIRPCISYHPIIENKFDKFDIVIIRENEEDVYTGIEHRLTGDAYQCTKIITRSGSEKICRYAFEYAERHNRKKVTCLTKDNIMKMTDGTFHAAFDLIAKEYQDIRAEHYIVDIGMARVATEPENFDVIVTENLYGDILSDIVAQTSGSVGLAGSSNIGNEYAMFEAVHGSAHDIAGKNIANPSGLLNAAVHMLIYIGQVGTAKLVYDAWLKTLEDGIHTADLYKEEKSKQKVGTKEFAEAVIENLGKKPAILSEFTVGGSTNSKISEIQNSYEQDYKVKKLVGSDITLAWDKSSNFDQIVGLFESSNLQMIAIYSKGLAIWPGSSKSSSDQITCRFIANSEKQAITNSDVNNLLIKLEENSFDVVRMDKLYLYDGKEGFFS from the coding sequence ATGTCAACACCAATCACAGTTGCGTATGGTGATGGTATCGGACCAGAAATTATGGAAGCGGTGCTGTCAATATTGCGCGAAGCGGAAGCGAAAATCTCAATAGATATTATTGAAATAGGGGAGCTTATTTATAACAAGGAATGGTCTCACGGAATTTCTCCAAGTGGTTGGGAATCTATCGAAAGGACAAAGATATTACTCAAATCTCCAACAACAACTCCTCAAGGCAAAGGACACAAAAGCTTAAATGTTGCACTGAGAAAAAATCTAGGGTTGTATGCAAATATCAGACCATGTATTTCATATCATCCTATCATAGAAAATAAATTCGATAAGTTTGACATTGTGATAATACGCGAAAATGAAGAGGATGTTTACACAGGAATAGAGCACAGGCTTACTGGTGATGCTTACCAATGCACTAAAATTATTACTAGATCTGGCTCAGAGAAAATATGCAGATACGCTTTTGAATACGCAGAAAGACACAATAGAAAGAAAGTAACTTGTCTTACTAAAGATAACATAATGAAAATGACTGACGGAACTTTCCATGCAGCGTTTGATCTTATTGCAAAGGAATACCAGGACATAAGAGCAGAACATTATATAGTTGATATTGGAATGGCACGTGTTGCAACAGAACCGGAGAATTTTGATGTTATAGTAACTGAGAACTTATATGGCGACATATTATCAGATATAGTGGCACAAACCTCTGGATCTGTGGGACTCGCTGGAAGTAGCAATATAGGTAATGAATACGCAATGTTTGAAGCAGTGCACGGTTCTGCTCATGATATTGCAGGAAAAAATATAGCTAATCCTTCTGGTCTTTTAAATGCTGCAGTGCATATGCTAATTTACATAGGTCAAGTGGGTACTGCAAAACTAGTTTATGATGCGTGGCTGAAGACTTTGGAGGATGGGATACACACCGCCGATTTGTATAAGGAAGAGAAGAGCAAACAAAAAGTTGGTACAAAAGAATTTGCAGAAGCTGTTATAGAGAATCTAGGAAAGAAGCCTGCAATATTATCTGAGTTTACAGTCGGTGGCAGTACAAATAGCAAAATAAGTGAAATACAAAATAGCTACGAACAGGACTATAAAGTTAAAAAGCTAGTGGGTAGTGATATAACCCTCGCTTGGGACAAATCCAGCAATTTTGATCAAATAGTAGGATTATTTGAATCGAGTAATCTGCAAATGATAGCAATATACTCAAAAGGACTGGCAATTTGGCCAGGAAGTTCAAAATCTTCAAGTGACCAAATAACCTGTAGGTTTATCGCAAATAGTGAAAAGCAAGCTATTACAAATAGTGATGTAAATAACTTGCTAATCAAACTTGAAGAAAACAGCTTTGACGTGGTGAGAATGGACAAATTGTATTTGTATGATGGGAAAGAGGGGTTTTTCTCTTAA
- a CDS encoding transposase has translation MQKKFIAPMTFTGGCDKDVFNAWLEQILLPELPAGTTIVMDNAAFHKTAKTRELIEGAGCHLLYLSAYSPDLNPIEHCWHTIKSWLRPRIYQQDNLFLLVGKAITEVYHLV, from the coding sequence ATTCAGAAGAAATTCATTGCACCAATGACCTTTACTGGAGGGTGCGATAAAGATGTATTCAATGCGTGGCTGGAGCAGATATTACTGCCTGAACTGCCTGCTGGTACAACTATAGTTATGGATAATGCTGCTTTCCATAAAACTGCTAAGACAAGAGAGTTAATAGAAGGTGCGGGCTGCCATTTGCTTTATCTTTCCGCGTACTCACCAGATCTCAATCCGATTGAGCACTGTTGGCATACCATTAAAAGCTGGCTCAGACCTCGCATTTATCAACAAGATAACCTCTTCCTTCTTGTTGGTAAGGCTATTACGGAAGTTTATCATTTAGTTTAG
- a CDS encoding nucleotide exchange factor GrpE: protein MSDSSKEKKKKFADMVNRQKGDDQQSDNHKQTDDLNEDLNTLKERAAQLEDHLRRAVADNENVKRIMQKQISDASDYAVTKFARDMIDSCDNLKKVMEILKDGDPVHEGIKVAYQKIINDLKKHEIEEVDPLGELFDSNLHQAVVEREDNEKEPGTIVEVLQTGYTIKNRLLRPAMVIISKKSADCGSD from the coding sequence ATGTCAGACAGCAGTAAGGAGAAAAAGAAAAAGTTTGCTGATATGGTAAATAGGCAAAAAGGTGACGACCAACAAAGTGATAACCATAAGCAAACAGATGATTTAAATGAAGATCTCAATACATTAAAAGAACGTGCAGCCCAGCTTGAAGATCATTTACGCCGCGCTGTTGCAGATAATGAAAACGTCAAACGTATAATGCAAAAGCAAATTAGCGATGCAAGTGACTACGCAGTCACAAAATTTGCACGTGATATGATCGACTCATGCGACAATTTAAAAAAAGTAATGGAAATTTTGAAAGACGGTGATCCTGTTCATGAAGGAATCAAAGTAGCTTATCAAAAAATTATAAATGATCTAAAAAAACATGAAATAGAGGAAGTAGACCCACTTGGTGAGCTTTTTGATAGTAATTTACACCAAGCTGTTGTGGAAAGAGAAGACAATGAAAAAGAGCCTGGCACCATTGTAGAGGTACTACAAACTGGTTATACTATCAAAAATAGGTTGCTCCGTCCTGCAATGGTTATTATTTCTAAGAAATCTGCTGATTGTGGAAGCGATTAG
- a CDS encoding polyprenyl synthetase family protein: MLNTDLTNSDKLDDVVSSDLSAMNDFIFKNVNDEDAKLATDIISHLVSSGGKKIRPKLVFIICKMLNYSGENRINVAASVEFIHNATLLHDDVLDESETRHGVKTANKIWGNKSSILVGDLLLTLAFRWLIECGNLNILSILSKASYLLVKGEIKQMTTRFDSHTIRENYFDIIGEKTASLFSACCEAASTVSGATNDETERLKNFGFNFGMAFQIVDDMLDYTASQGTSGKQVGKDFFEGKVTLPAIIAYEKGSPAEQKFWEKCFSSARHNFDQALHYINRHNAIQLSMEKARHYINMALNDISTFSDSFYKTTLIDFLNASIERQM, from the coding sequence ATGCTAAATACTGATTTAACAAACAGCGATAAATTAGATGATGTCGTATCTTCTGATTTATCAGCTATGAATGACTTTATCTTCAAAAATGTCAATGATGAAGATGCTAAGCTTGCTACTGATATTATATCTCATCTTGTTAGTTCAGGTGGAAAAAAAATAAGGCCTAAACTAGTTTTTATTATATGTAAAATGCTAAACTATTCTGGAGAGAATAGGATCAACGTTGCTGCATCGGTAGAGTTTATACACAATGCTACTTTACTTCATGATGATGTGCTCGATGAAAGTGAGACACGCCATGGAGTTAAAACAGCGAATAAAATTTGGGGAAATAAATCAAGTATTTTAGTTGGTGATCTATTGTTGACACTAGCATTTAGATGGCTTATAGAGTGTGGAAATTTAAATATTCTCTCTATTTTATCTAAAGCATCGTATTTACTTGTGAAGGGTGAAATAAAGCAGATGACAACACGTTTTGACTCCCACACAATCAGGGAAAATTATTTTGATATAATTGGAGAAAAGACGGCATCTTTATTTTCTGCATGCTGTGAAGCTGCATCTACAGTATCTGGTGCAACAAATGACGAAACAGAGAGGCTAAAGAATTTTGGTTTTAATTTTGGTATGGCATTTCAAATAGTTGATGATATGCTCGATTATACTGCTAGTCAAGGCACTTCTGGAAAGCAAGTCGGAAAAGACTTTTTCGAAGGTAAAGTCACCTTACCTGCCATTATAGCATATGAAAAGGGCAGTCCAGCAGAGCAAAAATTCTGGGAAAAATGCTTTTCTTCAGCTAGACACAATTTTGACCAAGCATTACACTATATTAATCGCCATAATGCCATTCAGCTTTCTATGGAAAAAGCTAGGCACTACATTAATATGGCGCTAAATGATATTAGTACTTTTTCTGATTCTTTTTATAAAACTACTTTAATTGACTTTTTAAATGCGAGCATAGAAAGACAAATGTAG
- a CDS encoding RDD family protein, with product MNTEINVKINYVGFTRRTVTAILDQIIFFFPSFILYIALLGNNEVNNFLDEIEQLTSPYTIFTSVLCTVLEILMITRLGGTPGQLLCGMYIKDADTFKNTTLMQAAIRCISETVFSIISLLLIDYVSRWFVILPILVLILAIFDQRKQTFYDKVANTVVIDYKPS from the coding sequence ATGAATACTGAAATAAATGTTAAAATAAATTATGTAGGGTTTACAAGGCGTACTGTAACAGCAATACTTGACCAAATAATATTTTTCTTTCCTTCATTCATCTTATACATTGCATTGTTGGGCAATAATGAGGTTAATAATTTTCTTGACGAAATTGAACAGTTAACATCTCCTTATACAATCTTTACATCAGTGCTGTGTACAGTATTAGAAATATTAATGATAACAAGACTGGGAGGTACGCCAGGACAACTGTTGTGTGGTATGTATATCAAAGATGCAGACACATTTAAAAATACTACTCTTATGCAAGCAGCAATAAGGTGTATTTCTGAGACAGTTTTCTCAATTATTTCTCTTTTGCTGATTGATTATGTTTCTCGGTGGTTTGTAATTTTACCAATTTTGGTTTTAATACTTGCGATATTCGACCAACGCAAGCAGACTTTTTATGACAAAGTTGCAAACACGGTAGTGATAGATTATAAACCTAGTTAA
- a CDS encoding IS5 family transposase (programmed frameshift) — MRYEETKELDEEKFRRLTGVKKATFNRMVEILDEEDRRKKAKSGRKSKLCIEDRLLMALEYLREYRTYFHIGRSYGMSESTTYKIIKWIENTLVKHPDFALPGRKEVLKSDIEYEVLVIDATETPVERPKKKQKRFYSGKKKKHSIKTQIISEKESKKIICTSFSNGRKHDFRLFKESKVHILPSIKVLADSGYRGLQKIHANVELPHRKTKKHPLTKKQKQENQELASKRVVVENVIGLLKRFKIIADKYRNRRKRFGLRFNLIAGIYNLELMM, encoded by the exons ATGAGATATGAAGAAACTAAGGAGTTAGATGAAGAGAAGTTTCGTCGTCTGACAGGAGTAAAGAAGGCAACTTTCAACAGGATGGTAGAAATTTTAGATGAAGAAGATAGAAGGAAAAAAGCAAAAAGTGGGCGTAAAAGCAAGCTCTGTATAGAAGACAGGCTACTTATGGCATTGGAATATCTTCGTGAATATCGGACATATTTCCACATTGGTCGAAGTTATGGTATGAGCGAAAGTACGACCTATAAAATCATAAAGTGGATTGAAAATACATTGGTAAAACATCCGGATTTTGCATTGCCAGGGCGAAAAGAGGTTCTAAAAAGTGATATAGAATATGAGGTTTTAGTGATAGATGCAACAGAAACTCCTGTGGAAAGACCCA AAAAAAAGCAAAAAAGATTTTATTCAGGAAAAAAGAAAAAGCACAGTATAAAAACACAGATTATTTCGGAAAAAGAAAGCAAAAAGATCATTTGCACGTCTTTTTCAAATGGTAGGAAACATGATTTTCGGCTTTTTAAGGAGTCAAAAGTGCACATACTACCAAGTATCAAAGTCCTAGCAGATAGCGGTTACAGAGGTCTACAAAAAATTCACGCAAATGTTGAATTGCCACATAGAAAAACGAAAAAGCACCCATTGACTAAGAAACAAAAGCAAGAAAATCAAGAGCTTGCAAGCAAAAGAGTTGTGGTTGAGAATGTAATCGGTTTGCTTAAAAGATTTAAAATTATTGCAGATAAATATCGCAATCGGCGAAAACGTTTTGGATTGAGATTCAATTTGATAGCTGGAATTTACAATCTAGAGTTGATGATGTGA